Proteins from a genomic interval of Clostridium sp. AN503:
- a CDS encoding S1 RNA-binding domain-containing protein: MSEEVKETMDDFASELEASYKEFDERRNAVQEQEGPDAEKWAELAQMMLDKTVVKVKVKEAVKGGLVTYVDEIQGFIPASQISTKYVEKLEDCVGQHLEVVPITVDPAHKKLVLSGRVVMKEKEEAEKAARMEAVKVGAVVEGKVDSIKDYGAFVDLDGGLTGLLHVSQISNQRVKNPGAVLKEGQRVTVKIIGLKEGKISLSMKALEADGAVQEEVFDYKESGAATTGLGSLLKGLKL, from the coding sequence ATGAGTGAAGAAGTAAAAGAGACGATGGATGATTTTGCCAGCGAGCTGGAGGCATCTTATAAGGAGTTCGACGAGCGGCGCAATGCAGTGCAGGAGCAGGAAGGACCAGATGCGGAGAAGTGGGCGGAGCTGGCGCAGATGATGCTTGACAAGACTGTGGTCAAGGTCAAAGTAAAAGAGGCTGTCAAGGGCGGCCTGGTTACCTATGTGGATGAGATCCAGGGATTTATTCCCGCATCCCAGATCTCCACGAAGTATGTGGAGAAGCTGGAGGACTGTGTAGGCCAGCATTTGGAGGTGGTTCCGATCACCGTGGACCCGGCACACAAGAAGCTGGTCCTGTCCGGCAGAGTTGTGATGAAGGAAAAGGAAGAAGCTGAGAAGGCAGCCAGGATGGAGGCCGTAAAGGTTGGCGCGGTAGTAGAGGGCAAGGTAGACAGCATTAAGGATTACGGCGCATTCGTAGATCTGGACGGCGGGCTGACCGGGCTTTTGCATGTGTCCCAGATCAGCAACCAGAGAGTCAAGAATCCGGGCGCGGTGTTAAAGGAAGGCCAGAGAGTGACCGTGAAGATCATCGGCCTCAAGGAAGGCAAGATCAGCCTGAGCATGAAGGCGCTTGAGGCAGACGGAGCAGTTCAGGAGGAGGTATTTGACTATAAGGAGTCAGGTGCGGCCACCACAGGACTGGGGTCCCTGTTAAAGGGTCTGAAGCTGTAG
- a CDS encoding phosphatase, with amino-acid sequence MNDILDLHTHTIVSGHAYNTLYEMVHSAAGKGVELLGVTEHAPRIPGACHPFYFINFRVVPRELYGVKLMLGCELNIIDYDGSVDLEKRYLRGLDYAIASIHEPCYKNGTVSQNTSAYVGAIKNPAVQIIGHPDDGRFPVDYETLVCAAKEEHVLLEVNSSSLHPGCNRVGARENYITMLELCRRYHTHVILDSDAHCEVDVGNHTLAHALLEEIGFPEELVVNSSIEKAAEYIPWLRQPIYAGGASND; translated from the coding sequence ATGAACGACATTTTAGACCTGCATACCCATACGATCGTCAGCGGGCATGCATACAATACCCTTTATGAGATGGTCCATTCCGCCGCCGGCAAAGGCGTAGAGCTTTTAGGCGTCACGGAACATGCCCCCAGGATTCCCGGTGCATGCCATCCTTTTTATTTTATTAATTTCAGGGTCGTTCCCAGGGAGCTCTACGGCGTGAAGCTGATGCTCGGCTGCGAGCTAAACATCATCGACTACGACGGCAGCGTGGATCTGGAGAAGAGGTATCTGCGGGGACTGGATTATGCCATCGCCAGCATACATGAGCCGTGCTACAAAAACGGCACCGTTTCCCAGAACACTTCCGCTTATGTTGGAGCCATCAAAAACCCTGCTGTCCAGATCATCGGACATCCTGACGACGGGCGGTTCCCGGTGGATTATGAGACTCTCGTATGCGCGGCAAAGGAGGAGCACGTGCTTTTAGAGGTCAACTCCAGCTCCCTCCATCCTGGCTGCAACCGGGTGGGCGCCCGCGAAAACTACATCACGATGCTGGAGCTATGCCGCCGGTATCATACGCATGTCATCCTGGACAGCGATGCCCATTGTGAGGTGGATGTAGGCAACCATACCCTCGCCCATGCCCTTTTAGAGGAGATCGGTTTTCCCGAAGAGCTGGTAGTCAATTCTTCTATAGAAAAAGCGGCTGAGTACATTCCATGGCTGCGCCAGCCCATATACGCAGGAGGCGCCTCCAATGATTAA